From one Gimesia sp. genomic stretch:
- a CDS encoding S41 family peptidase — protein MSARTIPVGTTDLGALQKRIFAPDQNWYYRGPVIVLQGERTMSSAEAFVLMLAACPHVTTMGDRTAGSSGNPRQLDVGAEIIVNLPRWVPQDASGKSFDTVGIQPDLAVKAASEEFTRTADPVLCAALKRLRKQSSGFERSDAILVPRSGNNRQQ, from the coding sequence GTGTCAGCGCGAACCATTCCGGTCGGTACCACCGATCTGGGGGCGCTGCAGAAGCGGATCTTCGCACCCGATCAGAACTGGTATTACCGGGGGCCCGTAATCGTGTTGCAGGGAGAACGAACGATGAGTTCCGCCGAGGCCTTTGTATTGATGCTGGCGGCCTGTCCGCATGTTACCACGATGGGAGACCGGACAGCAGGCTCCAGCGGCAATCCCCGCCAGTTGGATGTGGGAGCGGAAATCATCGTCAACCTGCCCCGCTGGGTTCCCCAGGATGCGAGCGGGAAATCCTTTGATACTGTTGGCATTCAACCTGACTTAGCCGTAAAGGCAGCCTCCGAGGAGTTTACCAGAACCGCTGATCCAGTCCTCTGTGCGGCCCTGAAACGCTTACGAAAGCAGTCATCTGGTTTTGAGAGATCAGATGCGATTCTCGTTCCGCGCTCAGGAAACAACAGGCAACAATAA
- a CDS encoding HEAT repeat domain-containing protein encodes MYQSQTACYAKHRRKAIHKLGDKFRCDCNPEIMCAFIYALNDADERVRAKAADEIGDQLRKNCCCCSPELTAALTCALGDCDKKVVREAIQALELCGYEVVEGCCEQPCCDNGCAPAGCAPSAAPAAPAPTSDPKAYFPSRLQDQQKQTRRLSGNSLSNLFGLID; translated from the coding sequence ATCTACCAGTCTCAGACTGCTTGCTACGCTAAACACCGTCGCAAAGCTATCCACAAACTGGGCGATAAGTTCCGCTGTGACTGCAACCCGGAAATCATGTGTGCCTTCATCTACGCTCTGAACGACGCTGACGAACGCGTTCGTGCTAAAGCTGCTGATGAAATCGGTGACCAGCTCCGCAAAAACTGCTGCTGCTGCTCTCCTGAGCTGACAGCTGCTCTGACCTGTGCTCTGGGTGACTGCGACAAGAAAGTTGTTCGCGAAGCTATCCAGGCTCTGGAACTTTGCGGATACGAAGTTGTTGAAGGTTGCTGCGAACAGCCTTGCTGCGACAATGGATGTGCTCCTGCCGGATGTGCTCCTTCTGCAGCTCCTGCTGCTCCTGCTCCAACTTCTGATCCTAAGGCTTACTTCCCAAGCCGTCTGCAGGATCAGCAGAAGCAGACTCGCCGCCTGAGCGGTAACAGCCTGTCAAACCTGTTCGGTCTGATTGACTAG
- a CDS encoding Rieske (2Fe-2S) protein: MRRRKFLKYCSGILGSVYATILAVPALGFLFSTLKRGRKTEQTYQLSRLDDLEPGVPQRFTIVDQRVDAWTKYPSGPIGSVWITKSQDGKVTAFSSTCPHLGCVVDYVPGDEEFFCPCHAATFQTDGAVVSGPAPRGMDELKTSIKKIRGEQWVEVEYQKFEAGISEKVSIG; this comes from the coding sequence ATGCGACGTCGTAAATTCCTCAAATACTGCAGCGGTATCCTGGGATCTGTCTACGCCACCATTCTGGCGGTTCCCGCACTGGGCTTCCTGTTTTCAACACTGAAACGGGGCCGAAAGACTGAACAGACTTACCAGCTGTCCCGTCTGGACGATCTGGAACCCGGGGTGCCTCAGCGGTTCACTATTGTCGATCAGCGAGTTGATGCCTGGACGAAATACCCTTCCGGCCCGATCGGATCAGTCTGGATTACTAAGAGTCAAGATGGAAAAGTAACTGCATTCTCTTCGACCTGCCCCCACCTGGGTTGCGTGGTCGACTATGTGCCCGGCGACGAAGAATTCTTTTGTCCCTGCCATGCTGCTACATTCCAGACTGATGGTGCCGTAGTCAGTGGACCTGCCCCCCGCGGTATGGACGAATTGAAGACCTCGATAAAAAAAATTCGAGGCGAGCAGTGGGTTGAGGTCGAGTACCAGAAATTCGAAGCAGGAATCTCGGAAAAAGTTTCCATTGGCTGA
- a CDS encoding cytochrome b N-terminal domain-containing protein, which translates to MLSEKTKQWIDERTGYKNFFHAIFLLNFPTKRRSRWQFIWGGALVLMMLVEIITGALMMTVYSPSEASAWGSVHYMETQVDLGWFVRGLHHYTAHMMIVAIIIHIFLVIISAGYRKPKEFIYWTSLLIGGVIIGLTITGNALPWDQKGYWSYQIETGIAGTMPVIGSTLRSLVVGGSEFGNLTLTRLYTIHVMALPVIAIMLFVFHMALIRRERLRTAKVKEANDDPNVDFELDEDDPVKDEITQPYWPYQTTRTLVLTLILVGIVILQIVAYPALKNKHLDVGIGDWQADLPASEIKLEAPADSAIPYIARPEWFVRFLFELRHMVPKELEVLVTAVLPGVILAILVLVPFYEKVFGERWGQRLAIVVYVGGLLIISGISWYGIQAERSAPDYELNRSQELAYAARASWLASKNGVPPEGPASLLRNDPKSMGPIIFARHCGICHTWNGHDGTGHNIMEMKDGKKVIATPRASDLAGFATTKWLTEFLLDPRSPKFFGHLATVKGGDAILNGDMSDWADSYVGPEGILTKEDVEAVAALVAREAKRRDYVKPSQEVIQRGISVFSGVDFKDKSGKVIEFYGYCAQCHAMKAGDPNEEGGGAAPDFNGYGSEKWLIDFIRKPGAEHFYGEKNIMPSFEESKISEHDIKLLVKWMRGEWQRPTEEK; encoded by the coding sequence GTGCTGTCAGAAAAAACAAAACAGTGGATCGATGAACGAACCGGATACAAGAATTTTTTCCATGCGATCTTCTTATTAAACTTTCCGACCAAACGACGCTCTCGCTGGCAGTTTATCTGGGGAGGAGCTCTGGTATTAATGATGCTGGTGGAAATCATCACCGGCGCACTTATGATGACCGTTTACAGCCCCTCTGAAGCCTCGGCCTGGGGAAGTGTGCATTATATGGAAACCCAGGTAGACCTGGGCTGGTTTGTCCGCGGATTACATCACTACACCGCTCATATGATGATTGTCGCGATCATCATCCATATATTCCTGGTGATTATCTCAGCTGGCTACCGTAAACCCAAAGAGTTCATCTACTGGACCAGCCTGCTGATTGGTGGGGTGATTATCGGTCTGACGATTACCGGGAACGCGCTTCCCTGGGACCAGAAAGGGTATTGGTCATATCAGATTGAAACCGGGATCGCCGGCACGATGCCGGTCATCGGTTCGACTTTGCGTTCTCTGGTAGTAGGCGGAAGTGAATTCGGCAATCTGACCCTGACTCGGCTTTACACTATTCATGTGATGGCACTGCCTGTTATTGCGATCATGCTGTTCGTATTTCACATGGCGTTGATCCGCCGCGAACGCCTGCGAACCGCTAAAGTAAAAGAAGCAAACGATGATCCTAATGTGGATTTTGAACTGGATGAAGACGATCCCGTCAAAGACGAGATTACGCAACCTTACTGGCCTTACCAGACGACTCGTACCCTGGTTCTGACTCTCATCCTGGTTGGAATCGTGATTCTGCAGATCGTTGCCTATCCTGCATTGAAAAACAAGCATCTGGACGTTGGCATCGGAGACTGGCAAGCAGATCTACCCGCCAGTGAAATTAAGCTTGAGGCTCCAGCAGACAGCGCAATCCCTTATATTGCACGTCCTGAATGGTTTGTTCGTTTTCTGTTCGAGTTACGACATATGGTTCCTAAGGAACTGGAAGTTCTCGTTACCGCAGTACTTCCGGGTGTGATCCTGGCGATTCTGGTTCTGGTTCCCTTCTATGAAAAAGTCTTCGGCGAGCGATGGGGGCAAAGACTGGCGATCGTGGTTTATGTCGGTGGTCTCCTGATTATTTCCGGTATCAGCTGGTACGGAATCCAGGCAGAACGCAGTGCACCGGATTATGAACTCAACCGATCACAGGAACTTGCATACGCAGCACGTGCTTCCTGGCTGGCCAGCAAAAATGGGGTTCCACCGGAAGGGCCTGCGTCTCTGCTGCGAAATGACCCCAAATCGATGGGGCCGATAATCTTTGCCCGGCACTGTGGTATCTGCCATACCTGGAACGGACATGACGGAACCGGGCATAACATCATGGAAATGAAGGATGGTAAAAAAGTCATCGCCACACCTCGTGCCTCTGATCTGGCTGGGTTCGCAACCACAAAATGGTTAACCGAATTTCTGCTGGATCCACGCTCTCCCAAATTCTTCGGGCACCTGGCTACCGTTAAGGGAGGGGATGCGATTCTGAATGGCGACATGAGCGACTGGGCAGACAGCTATGTCGGGCCGGAAGGGATCCTTACGAAAGAGGATGTTGAAGCGGTCGCAGCTCTCGTCGCGCGGGAAGCGAAACGACGTGACTACGTGAAACCTTCTCAAGAAGTTATTCAGCGAGGCATTTCCGTCTTTAGTGGGGTCGACTTTAAAGATAAGTCAGGTAAAGTCATAGAATTCTATGGCTACTGTGCTCAGTGTCACGCTATGAAGGCTGGCGATCCCAACGAAGAGGGTGGGGGAGCCGCACCAGACTTCAACGGCTATGGTTCTGAAAAGTGGCTGATTGACTTTATCCGTAAACCCGGAGCCGAGCATTTTTACGGCGAGAAAAATATCATGCCTTCCTTTGAAGAGTCCAAAATCTCAGAGCATGATATTAAACTGCTCGTCAAGTGGATGCGTGGCGAATGGCAGCGTCCGACAGAGGAAAAATAA